Proteins co-encoded in one Corynebacterium lujinxingii genomic window:
- a CDS encoding CPBP family glutamic-type intramembrane protease, translated as MTRQWLFLLPCALGALELFLARRAGDGSPGFYWATAFTAVVYISAWWMMGNRRAFAGPNKARDVLRGVLIGAALVVVFMVGALVVSRIPLLSGPVAEILDTPNKGGYLLTLLVLVVNGVGEELVFRDAVPRQLRAGGQSVVQAGVWSTLIYCVVTIVMGVPLLVFAAGVLGAVTYFEAVRTGRLYSPIAVHLTWSIGMLFILPAML; from the coding sequence TTGACCAGGCAATGGTTGTTCCTACTTCCCTGCGCACTCGGTGCGCTGGAGCTTTTTCTCGCGCGCCGGGCTGGCGACGGCTCGCCCGGGTTCTACTGGGCAACCGCGTTTACGGCCGTGGTCTACATCTCCGCCTGGTGGATGATGGGCAACCGCCGCGCGTTCGCCGGGCCAAACAAGGCACGCGACGTGCTCCGCGGCGTGCTTATCGGCGCCGCACTGGTGGTGGTGTTCATGGTCGGCGCGCTCGTGGTCAGCCGAATCCCGCTGCTCTCCGGCCCCGTGGCGGAGATCCTAGACACGCCCAATAAGGGTGGGTATCTGCTGACGCTGCTGGTGCTCGTCGTCAATGGCGTCGGCGAGGAACTTGTCTTCCGCGACGCTGTGCCGCGCCAACTGCGCGCCGGCGGGCAAAGCGTCGTCCAGGCTGGCGTGTGGTCGACCCTGATCTACTGCGTGGTCACCATCGTCATGGGTGTGCCGCTGCTCGTGTTTGCCGCGGGCGTGCTCGGCGCGGTGACCTATTTTGAGGCAGTGCGCACCGGCCGGCTGTACTCCCCCATCGCGGTCCACCTGACGTGGAGCATCGGAATGCTGTTCATCCTGCCGGCGATGTTGTAG
- a CDS encoding SGNH/GDSL hydrolase family protein has protein sequence MVVFDWAQEARAHQDWFLAGDEVHYNANGNDERAKRFADALATAFPQGIDMADVPMNAEVSSDGTRREG, from the coding sequence GTGGTGGTGTTTGACTGGGCGCAAGAAGCCCGAGCACACCAGGACTGGTTCCTCGCCGGCGACGAGGTGCACTACAACGCAAACGGAAACGACGAGCGGGCGAAGCGTTTTGCCGACGCGCTCGCCACCGCATTCCCGCAAGGCATCGACATGGCCGACGTGCCGATGAATGCTGAAGTGTCCTCCGACGGAACACGGCGCGAAGGCTAG
- a CDS encoding esterase-like activity of phytase family protein, whose amino-acid sequence MNIQLPPPLNHLVKDLNLEQLIAAVAGAFLVGGLVGGVIVAATGGSSEHAGSSNRGDSPATSTPAPEVTGPVLEGRAKLSALYQAPGPDSGKDAFDGNGQTHPFKGQVIPGFSGMIEIGDGTFYALPDNGFGSKKNSSDFLLRVYTVKPNWETAETAPDPKNTGGVEVLDYISLKDPNGKIPWGIVNNDTEDRLLTGADFDPESFVQAADGSFWIGEEFGPYILHVDENGTLLEAPYAYPGVKSPSNPTLDDEQPNLRNSKGFEAMAWDGRYLYPIFEGYLDNAKDKRERVISQFDTETGEYTGKTWTYLAEGDDALIGDAFLTKDGRLLVLERDDFRGSDAELKKVFEVADFKNIEAGTTVNKKLMADLLDIANPDKIGMVSDARAYGVGDPFAFALLSVETIVQLEDGRYLTALDNNFPGDDGRYRGKPDDTEMIIFSVK is encoded by the coding sequence ATGAACATCCAACTTCCTCCCCCGCTCAATCACTTGGTCAAGGACCTCAACCTCGAACAGCTCATCGCAGCTGTCGCTGGCGCATTCCTCGTTGGCGGGCTGGTCGGCGGCGTCATTGTTGCAGCAACCGGTGGCAGCTCAGAGCATGCCGGTTCCAGCAACCGCGGCGATTCCCCGGCCACCTCCACACCTGCTCCCGAGGTGACTGGCCCGGTCCTCGAGGGCCGCGCTAAACTCTCCGCCCTCTACCAGGCACCGGGCCCTGACTCGGGCAAGGACGCCTTCGACGGCAACGGGCAAACCCACCCGTTTAAGGGCCAGGTCATTCCGGGGTTCTCCGGCATGATCGAAATCGGTGACGGCACCTTCTACGCACTGCCCGACAACGGCTTCGGCTCGAAGAAGAACTCCTCCGACTTCCTCCTGCGCGTCTACACAGTGAAACCGAATTGGGAGACGGCCGAGACGGCTCCAGACCCGAAGAACACTGGCGGCGTTGAGGTCCTCGACTACATCTCGCTGAAGGACCCCAACGGCAAGATCCCGTGGGGCATCGTCAACAACGACACTGAAGATCGTCTGCTCACCGGTGCAGACTTCGACCCGGAGTCGTTCGTCCAGGCCGCCGACGGTTCCTTCTGGATCGGCGAAGAGTTCGGCCCCTACATCCTGCACGTCGATGAAAACGGCACCCTACTCGAAGCGCCCTACGCGTACCCGGGGGTGAAGAGCCCATCGAACCCGACGCTTGACGACGAACAGCCGAACCTGCGCAACTCCAAAGGTTTTGAAGCCATGGCATGGGACGGCCGCTACCTGTACCCGATCTTCGAGGGCTACCTCGACAACGCGAAGGACAAGCGTGAGCGCGTCATTTCCCAGTTCGACACCGAAACCGGCGAATACACCGGCAAGACGTGGACCTACCTTGCCGAGGGCGACGACGCACTCATCGGCGATGCCTTCCTGACCAAGGACGGCCGCCTGCTCGTGCTCGAACGCGACGACTTCCGCGGCTCGGATGCGGAATTGAAGAAGGTCTTTGAGGTCGCGGACTTCAAGAATATTGAAGCTGGCACGACGGTGAACAAGAAACTCATGGCGGACCTGCTCGACATCGCCAACCCGGACAAGATCGGCATGGTTTCCGACGCCCGCGCCTACGGTGTCGGCGATCCGTTCGCGTTCGCGCTACTGAGCGTCGAGACCATCGTCCAGTTGGAGGACGGCCGCTACCTGACTGCATTAGACAATAACTTCCCCGGCGACGACGGCCGCTACCGCGGCAAACCAGACGACACAGAGATGATCATCTTCTCCGTGAAGTAG
- a CDS encoding coiled-coil domain-containing protein, which produces MAVLADVVLVADGGDITAGRKTSTLTFGEFNVVLPEDVQQREEQDGRIKDGYVYRPEGDFGPFDVGFARADVTVDLQAHTSDLEAVVDAAQKQSDGDVFFERDITVVGLGGFVPGVDFHVGDIVTVEMWGGLVRLLLPVTDITMISSDSEGVVAWRVHVGGMLISDLAELRRSNEELRRQVKGDRRGIAQARSDASSAKSTAVSAQATADEIKQTVEDAEGVIQSALAGLVAAEERGRGYAQEAYESYELARGSYENALVALDEVTRLVDESDGILDKNGAIFESVETLHGQVEELHRQMLVAQAQFRGLLGSASAHTALSAQYEESAREHVARADEIRAEILPLVEQAHQEIEAGKQHVASALSHAKDARQAHSDAQEQAQLAKDEADRAVQALDDAKVAKDSADSAVQKAGEKLTELQREADEALSAIDLKQNEVLDLHQEVLKKHGEVIDAHDTAIRAVASGVRAAGAAAGSASMGAMYAQLTAEDAARAADSALEVGRLNTEAITLLEEVQAEHSAAMTDLADAQGELRKATDDLIEAGKVQDQINADLKAAQDVLKDAQDGLTQITKNLQAADRLQNQAIRAVGAAAGFAAQTGMHAADTAERATRTAEEAINAEASLREVVELEREINKSRDKTLLAAEYSIEYNRIQAESAQSVTFEARIYNGRISLEGYSEHVEFTGVTNLNNPNSALVSDAFSISLAKTAKYAGTAFCSAGKSNGSTGALAVTDRAFCFVEIRGSELMIRSDNADLVRRLRSGESNAARLQFVLSPTGLQPGYSSQLSALTAQYRRKGLAV; this is translated from the coding sequence ATGGCTGTGCTGGCTGATGTGGTGCTCGTCGCCGACGGCGGTGACATCACCGCGGGGCGCAAAACGTCCACGCTGACGTTCGGCGAGTTCAACGTCGTTTTGCCGGAGGACGTGCAGCAGCGCGAGGAGCAGGACGGGCGGATCAAGGACGGCTACGTCTACCGACCTGAGGGCGACTTCGGGCCGTTCGACGTCGGCTTCGCCCGCGCCGACGTGACCGTGGACCTGCAGGCGCACACCTCCGATCTGGAGGCGGTTGTTGATGCGGCGCAGAAGCAGTCCGACGGTGACGTGTTCTTCGAGCGCGACATCACCGTTGTTGGTCTGGGCGGTTTCGTCCCGGGCGTGGACTTCCACGTCGGCGACATCGTCACCGTGGAGATGTGGGGCGGACTGGTGCGCCTTCTGCTGCCGGTCACGGACATCACGATGATCTCGTCTGATTCGGAGGGGGTTGTCGCGTGGCGGGTGCATGTCGGCGGCATGCTGATCTCTGACCTGGCGGAGTTGCGTCGTTCGAATGAGGAGTTGCGGCGTCAGGTGAAGGGGGATCGGAGGGGGATTGCGCAGGCCCGGTCTGACGCTTCGAGCGCCAAGTCCACGGCTGTGTCGGCGCAGGCCACCGCCGATGAGATCAAGCAGACCGTTGAGGATGCGGAGGGGGTGATTCAGTCTGCTTTGGCGGGGTTGGTGGCTGCGGAGGAGCGTGGCCGGGGCTACGCGCAGGAAGCGTACGAGTCGTACGAGTTGGCTCGGGGGTCGTATGAGAATGCGCTGGTCGCTCTTGATGAGGTGACGCGCCTGGTTGATGAGTCGGACGGGATTCTGGATAAAAACGGCGCCATCTTCGAAAGCGTCGAGACGTTGCACGGCCAGGTGGAGGAACTTCACCGGCAGATGCTTGTGGCGCAGGCCCAGTTCCGGGGGCTGCTCGGCTCGGCGTCGGCGCATACGGCGTTGTCGGCCCAGTATGAGGAGTCGGCGCGTGAGCATGTGGCGCGTGCTGACGAGATCCGCGCTGAGATTTTGCCGCTGGTGGAGCAGGCGCACCAGGAGATCGAGGCGGGTAAGCAGCATGTGGCTAGTGCGCTTAGCCACGCTAAGGATGCGCGTCAGGCCCATTCGGACGCGCAGGAGCAGGCGCAGTTAGCCAAGGACGAGGCGGATCGGGCGGTTCAGGCGCTTGATGATGCCAAGGTTGCGAAGGATAGCGCGGATTCTGCTGTGCAGAAGGCCGGCGAAAAACTCACGGAGTTGCAGCGCGAGGCCGACGAGGCCCTGTCCGCGATCGACCTCAAGCAGAACGAGGTGCTGGATCTTCACCAGGAGGTGCTTAAGAAGCACGGTGAGGTGATTGATGCGCACGATACCGCGATTCGTGCGGTGGCCAGTGGTGTGCGTGCTGCTGGTGCTGCTGCGGGGTCGGCGTCGATGGGGGCGATGTATGCCCAGTTGACGGCGGAGGACGCCGCACGGGCCGCTGATAGTGCGCTGGAAGTCGGCAGGTTGAACACCGAGGCGATCACGTTGTTGGAGGAGGTCCAGGCGGAGCACTCCGCTGCGATGACCGACCTAGCAGACGCGCAGGGCGAGTTGCGGAAGGCCACCGACGATCTGATTGAAGCGGGTAAAGTCCAGGACCAGATCAACGCCGATCTGAAAGCCGCGCAGGACGTGCTGAAGGACGCGCAGGACGGGCTCACCCAGATCACGAAGAACCTGCAAGCGGCGGATCGTCTGCAGAATCAAGCAATCCGGGCTGTGGGTGCTGCTGCTGGTTTCGCCGCGCAGACGGGTATGCACGCCGCTGACACGGCAGAACGGGCAACACGCACGGCGGAAGAAGCAATCAACGCCGAAGCGTCACTTCGCGAGGTCGTTGAACTAGAAAGGGAGATTAACAAATCCCGGGATAAGACGCTCCTCGCTGCGGAGTATTCGATTGAGTACAACCGAATTCAGGCGGAGTCCGCCCAGTCGGTGACGTTTGAAGCCCGCATCTATAACGGAAGAATTAGTCTGGAAGGCTATTCCGAGCACGTCGAATTCACCGGGGTCACGAACCTTAACAATCCGAATTCCGCTCTGGTCTCTGATGCGTTTTCAATCAGCCTTGCGAAAACGGCCAAGTACGCGGGCACTGCATTCTGTAGCGCTGGAAAATCCAACGGTTCTACTGGCGCTTTGGCTGTGACGGATCGTGCTTTTTGTTTTGTGGAGATTCGGGGCAGTGAATTGATGATCCGATCTGACAACGCGGACCTGGTACGGCGATTGCGGTCTGGTGAGTCAAACGCTGCGAGATTGCAGTTCGTTCTATCGCCCACCGGATTGCAGCCCGGGTACAGCAGCCAGTTGAGCGCTTTGACTGCGCAGTATCGCAGGAAGGGCCTTGCCGTTTAA
- a CDS encoding TetR/AcrR family transcriptional regulator: MARTRMTAPQRRDQLIGVGRQAFAERGFDGIAMEEIAARAGVSKPVVYEHFGSKEGLYQAVVREEMTRLEQTITESIQQGRWRERIERGVLALLTYVEEETDGFIILAHGQLPGQGRTYSTILNRVTAEVSHLLAEAFKHRGLDEAMAGLYGQALVGTVSNSALWWLDERVPDKHTVAAHISNLCWNGLRGMEAQPRIYAGEAEKEA, from the coding sequence ATGGCTCGAACGCGAATGACAGCACCCCAGCGCAGGGACCAATTGATCGGCGTGGGGCGTCAAGCATTCGCGGAGCGCGGCTTCGACGGGATTGCGATGGAGGAGATCGCGGCGCGCGCCGGGGTGTCCAAGCCGGTCGTCTATGAGCACTTCGGCAGCAAAGAGGGCCTCTACCAGGCGGTGGTGCGCGAAGAGATGACCCGGCTGGAACAGACGATCACTGAGTCGATCCAGCAGGGTCGGTGGCGGGAGCGCATTGAACGCGGTGTGCTGGCGCTGCTGACGTACGTAGAGGAGGAAACCGACGGGTTCATCATCCTGGCGCACGGGCAACTGCCGGGGCAGGGCAGGACGTACTCGACGATCCTCAACCGTGTCACCGCCGAGGTCAGCCATTTGTTGGCGGAGGCGTTTAAACACCGTGGACTAGACGAGGCCATGGCCGGGTTGTACGGTCAGGCACTCGTCGGCACGGTGTCGAATTCCGCGTTGTGGTGGCTCGACGAGCGCGTCCCGGACAAGCACACTGTCGCCGCGCACATCTCCAACCTGTGTTGGAACGGGTTGCGCGGGATGGAGGCGCAGCCGCGCATCTACGCCGGTGAAGCAGAGAAGGAAGCGTAA
- a CDS encoding acyltransferase family protein, giving the protein MPKPVHGSTRYVPALDGLRTIAVFLVIAYHLDVPVFQGGLLGVGVFFTLSGYLITLGLMGSKLRDDTMRLSSFWFRRFRRLAPAMLTTVAAVVVLSAALEPDALKTHGWEALSSVFFVNNWHNIATGASYFDRFQGPGPLDHMWSLSIEEQFYLVWPLLLWVLLKVLRKPRLVAAATALLATASYLLMAVLATPGVDPTRIYEGTDTRAGGLLLGAALAIVVATRSHEGKRVSFGPVASVLIGTVGIGGIVLLSVMIEQNDIVLYRGGMLGGSGTPQRGGV; this is encoded by the coding sequence GTGCCCAAACCTGTTCATGGATCGACCCGCTACGTGCCCGCCCTCGACGGGCTTCGCACGATCGCGGTCTTCCTCGTTATCGCCTACCACCTCGATGTCCCCGTCTTTCAGGGCGGCTTGCTTGGCGTCGGGGTATTTTTCACCCTTTCCGGCTATCTGATCACGCTGGGGCTGATGGGCTCCAAGCTTCGCGACGACACCATGCGTTTGTCGTCCTTCTGGTTCCGTCGTTTCCGTCGTCTCGCGCCGGCAATGCTCACAACCGTCGCTGCGGTGGTGGTGCTTAGCGCCGCACTCGAACCTGACGCGTTGAAAACTCACGGCTGGGAAGCGCTGAGCTCAGTGTTCTTCGTGAACAACTGGCACAACATCGCCACCGGCGCCTCGTATTTCGACCGTTTCCAAGGCCCAGGGCCGTTAGACCACATGTGGTCGCTGTCTATCGAGGAACAGTTCTACCTCGTGTGGCCACTCCTCTTGTGGGTGTTGCTGAAAGTGCTGCGTAAACCGCGTCTCGTCGCTGCGGCGACGGCGCTTCTGGCTACTGCTTCATACCTGCTCATGGCCGTACTAGCCACCCCGGGCGTGGATCCCACCCGCATCTACGAAGGGACAGACACCCGCGCCGGGGGGCTCCTTCTTGGCGCCGCCCTAGCCATCGTGGTGGCCACCCGGAGCCACGAAGGCAAACGCGTTAGCTTCGGTCCTGTCGCATCGGTGCTCATCGGCACAGTCGGTATTGGCGGCATTGTCCTGCTGAGTGTCATGATCGAGCAAAACGACATCGTGCTCTACCGCGGGGGCATGCTGGGTGGCAGCGGAACACCGCAACGTGGTGGTGTTTGA
- a CDS encoding peptidoglycan recognition protein family protein, with protein MKNWLTLEPDRVKLMNKHYTKGRGGNKVECVVVHHNAGVLSIDQIWQVWQTRAASAHYQVQSDGVIGQLVWDRDTAWHAANQYTNQRSIGIEVSNSAGPNAGWPITDTAIREAGRLIAAVCLYYGLGRPVSGDNVRYHREFTSTTCPYHLAPGGKYNAALIGEAQRFYDELKAKKNGTTTGRHAKKTPAGGSSVMLTAKYFTDFIKGFFGPQIDALQDVWTQLRGPSGGGWPQLGKNKAGQNLTLVDAVAALRHDVADLTRKIDNLGGK; from the coding sequence ATGAAAAACTGGCTCACGCTCGAACCAGACCGCGTGAAACTAATGAACAAGCACTACACCAAAGGACGCGGCGGGAACAAGGTGGAATGCGTCGTGGTCCACCACAACGCGGGTGTCCTATCCATCGACCAAATCTGGCAGGTGTGGCAAACGCGAGCAGCATCAGCCCACTACCAAGTCCAATCCGACGGCGTAATCGGTCAACTCGTGTGGGATCGCGACACCGCCTGGCACGCGGCCAACCAGTACACCAACCAGCGCTCCATCGGGATCGAAGTATCCAACAGTGCAGGCCCGAACGCCGGGTGGCCCATCACCGACACCGCAATCCGTGAAGCAGGCCGTCTCATCGCAGCCGTCTGCCTGTACTACGGCTTAGGTCGCCCCGTGTCCGGTGACAACGTGCGCTACCACCGCGAGTTCACCTCCACCACCTGCCCCTACCACCTCGCACCCGGCGGGAAATACAACGCCGCACTGATCGGTGAAGCGCAGCGTTTCTACGACGAACTCAAGGCGAAAAAGAACGGCACCACCACAGGTCGCCACGCCAAGAAAACCCCCGCAGGAGGATCAAGCGTCATGCTCACCGCCAAATACTTCACCGACTTCATCAAGGGGTTCTTCGGCCCGCAGATCGATGCGTTGCAGGACGTGTGGACGCAACTGCGTGGGCCCAGTGGTGGCGGGTGGCCGCAACTCGGCAAAAACAAGGCCGGCCAAAACCTCACCCTCGTCGACGCGGTAGCAGCACTGCGCCACGACGTGGCCGACCTCACCCGCAAGATCGACAACCTGGGAGGAAAATAA
- the mfd gene encoding transcription-repair coupling factor, whose protein sequence is MTETTPPVLGGLLTQALTDPKLKGLVTHVGEDSLHITGIDQARSWAVGAIAREAPVLLVTATGHEAEDLSAELKAMLGDDHVAQFPAYETLPHERLSPAADIVGRRAKVLWEMPRVIVAAARAVCQPVLPANEPIRVAVGQEHDFEDLTEQLVHFAYNHVDMVAGRGEFATRGGIIDVFPTTADNPVRIEFWGDEVTDIRSFAVADQRTIDDVKQVDLFPARQLLIDDSVAAKADDLARKFPSNPTLSSLLARISEKQPADGMEALIPALTDKQYSVLPELMPAGSVVLVTNPEKVRARIEDLEATDREFLEAGWEAAAMGAEGPVVVEGLDVSASSYRTYESLEISASKAGSAWWTFAPPGMFTADDAETLPLEFEPAPAPKGDPKAIEQLYATLKLHVTQNHGKAAFVAPAKGTIDRMAERLREHGISARVATPGLEPVDGAVTLYQALSHAGLVFSGPNLVVVTETDLTGNRVGDIAGAKRRAPRRRNRVDPLALQPGDFVVHDTHGIGKFVKMAERTVKAGDEDSRREYIVLEYQPAKRGQPGDQLWVPMESLDLLSKYTGGEKPSLSKMGGSDWKSTKRKARAAVREIAGELVELYAKRQAAPGHAFAPDTPWQHEMEDAFPFVETEDQLTAIEAVKEDMEKPTPMDRVIVGDVGFGKTEVAVRAAFKAVQDGKQVAVLVPTTLLAQQHFSTFDQRMDGFGVEIRELSRFTSAADSKKIMAGLADGSIDIVIGTHRLLQTGVQWKNLGLIIVDEEQRFGVEHKEHIKALKSHVDVLTMTATPIPRTLEMSLTGIREMTSITTAPEDRHPVLTYVGPQEDKQVAAAIRRELLRDGQVFYIHNKVSDIEKTARQLRELVPEARVVVAHGQMSEQVLEQTVQGFWNREYDVMVCTTIVETGLDIANANTLIVENAQNMGLSQLHQLRGRVGRSRERAYAYFLYPKDKTLTETSYDRLATIAQNNDLGAGMAVAQKDLEMRGAGNVLGAEQSGHIAGVGFDMYVRLVSEAVETFKGLMSGEPVDATDKGPKEIRVDLPVDAHIPETYINSERLRLEVYRKLAEARDDDALAAAADDMVDRFGALPTEVQHLMAVARLRNQARAVGVSDILTQGTRIKLHPVELPDSKQVRLKRLYPGANFRAAAKALQVPMPRESKAINSPNLRDMELLQWVADLLADMLDAPKISVAGSTVADEPKKKVFSVSE, encoded by the coding sequence ATGACTGAAACCACCCCTCCTGTCCTCGGCGGTCTGCTCACGCAGGCGCTGACGGATCCGAAACTCAAGGGTCTGGTCACGCACGTGGGCGAGGATTCGCTGCACATCACCGGCATTGACCAGGCGCGTTCCTGGGCCGTCGGGGCGATTGCGCGGGAGGCGCCGGTGCTGTTGGTCACTGCGACCGGGCACGAGGCGGAGGATCTGTCAGCCGAACTCAAGGCGATGCTTGGCGACGACCACGTCGCGCAGTTCCCCGCCTACGAAACCCTGCCGCATGAGCGGTTGTCGCCGGCTGCGGACATCGTCGGCAGGCGTGCGAAGGTGCTGTGGGAGATGCCGCGCGTGATCGTCGCCGCGGCGCGTGCCGTGTGTCAGCCGGTGCTGCCGGCGAACGAGCCGATCCGGGTTGCGGTGGGCCAGGAGCACGATTTTGAGGACCTGACCGAGCAGCTGGTCCACTTCGCCTACAACCACGTGGACATGGTGGCAGGCCGCGGTGAGTTCGCCACGCGCGGCGGCATCATCGACGTCTTTCCGACCACCGCGGATAATCCGGTGCGCATCGAGTTCTGGGGCGATGAGGTCACCGATATCCGCTCGTTCGCCGTCGCCGACCAGCGCACCATCGACGACGTGAAACAGGTCGATCTTTTCCCTGCGAGGCAGTTGCTTATCGACGACTCCGTTGCCGCCAAAGCCGACGACCTGGCCCGCAAATTCCCGTCGAACCCGACGCTGTCGTCGCTGCTTGCGCGCATCTCGGAGAAGCAACCGGCCGACGGCATGGAAGCGCTCATCCCGGCGCTGACGGACAAGCAGTATTCGGTGCTGCCGGAGCTCATGCCGGCAGGTTCGGTGGTGCTGGTAACCAACCCGGAAAAGGTCCGTGCCCGCATCGAGGATCTGGAGGCGACCGACCGGGAGTTCCTCGAGGCCGGCTGGGAGGCCGCTGCGATGGGTGCTGAAGGCCCCGTCGTGGTGGAGGGCCTGGACGTGTCCGCCTCGTCGTACCGCACCTACGAGTCGTTGGAGATCTCCGCGTCGAAGGCGGGCAGCGCGTGGTGGACGTTCGCGCCGCCCGGCATGTTCACCGCCGATGACGCGGAGACACTGCCGCTGGAGTTTGAGCCCGCGCCCGCGCCGAAGGGGGACCCGAAGGCCATCGAGCAACTCTACGCCACACTCAAACTGCACGTCACGCAAAACCATGGCAAGGCCGCGTTTGTGGCGCCGGCGAAGGGCACGATCGACCGCATGGCGGAGCGCCTGCGTGAGCACGGGATTTCCGCACGTGTGGCCACTCCGGGTCTTGAGCCTGTCGACGGCGCGGTGACGCTCTACCAGGCGCTGTCGCACGCGGGGCTGGTTTTTAGCGGCCCGAACCTGGTCGTGGTCACGGAGACGGATCTGACCGGCAACCGCGTCGGTGACATCGCCGGTGCGAAACGCCGCGCACCCCGCCGCCGCAACCGGGTCGATCCGTTAGCGCTGCAGCCGGGGGACTTCGTGGTGCACGACACGCACGGCATCGGCAAGTTTGTGAAGATGGCGGAGCGCACCGTCAAGGCCGGCGACGAGGATTCGCGTCGCGAGTACATCGTGCTCGAGTACCAGCCGGCCAAGCGCGGCCAGCCCGGCGACCAGCTGTGGGTGCCGATGGAGTCGCTTGACCTGCTGAGCAAGTACACCGGGGGCGAGAAGCCGTCGTTAAGCAAAATGGGCGGCTCCGACTGGAAGTCGACGAAGCGTAAGGCGCGCGCCGCGGTGCGCGAGATCGCTGGCGAACTCGTTGAGCTCTACGCCAAGCGCCAGGCCGCGCCGGGCCACGCGTTCGCGCCGGATACCCCGTGGCAGCACGAGATGGAAGACGCCTTTCCGTTTGTGGAGACGGAAGACCAGCTCACCGCCATCGAGGCCGTCAAGGAAGACATGGAAAAGCCCACGCCGATGGATCGCGTGATCGTCGGCGACGTGGGCTTTGGTAAGACTGAGGTCGCCGTGCGCGCGGCGTTCAAGGCTGTCCAGGACGGCAAGCAGGTTGCGGTGCTCGTGCCGACGACCCTGCTCGCCCAGCAGCACTTCTCCACGTTCGACCAGCGTATGGACGGCTTCGGGGTGGAAATCCGTGAGCTGTCTCGCTTTACCTCCGCGGCCGATTCCAAGAAGATCATGGCGGGGCTGGCGGACGGCTCCATCGACATCGTCATCGGCACCCACCGCCTGCTGCAGACGGGCGTGCAGTGGAAGAACTTAGGCCTGATCATTGTCGACGAGGAGCAGCGCTTCGGTGTCGAGCACAAGGAGCACATCAAGGCGCTGAAGTCGCATGTGGACGTGCTCACCATGACCGCAACCCCGATTCCGCGCACGCTCGAGATGTCACTGACCGGCATCCGCGAGATGACCTCGATCACCACCGCGCCCGAAGACCGCCACCCGGTGCTGACGTACGTCGGACCGCAGGAGGACAAGCAGGTCGCCGCCGCGATCCGCCGCGAGCTGCTTCGCGACGGCCAGGTGTTCTACATCCACAACAAGGTCTCCGACATTGAAAAAACTGCCCGCCAACTGCGCGAGCTGGTGCCGGAAGCGCGCGTCGTCGTCGCGCACGGCCAGATGAGCGAGCAGGTCCTCGAGCAGACGGTGCAGGGCTTCTGGAACCGCGAGTACGACGTCATGGTGTGCACGACGATCGTGGAAACCGGTTTGGACATCGCCAACGCCAACACGCTTATCGTGGAAAACGCGCAAAACATGGGCCTGTCGCAGCTGCACCAGCTGCGCGGCCGCGTGGGACGTTCCCGCGAGCGCGCCTACGCCTACTTCCTGTACCCGAAGGACAAAACGCTCACCGAGACCTCCTACGACCGCCTGGCCACCATCGCCCAGAACAACGATCTGGGCGCCGGCATGGCGGTGGCGCAGAAGGACTTGGAGATGCGCGGCGCCGGCAACGTGCTGGGCGCGGAGCAGTCCGGCCACATCGCCGGTGTGGGTTTCGACATGTACGTGCGCCTCGTAAGCGAGGCCGTGGAGACTTTTAAGGGCCTGATGAGCGGCGAGCCTGTCGACGCCACCGACAAGGGCCCGAAGGAAATCCGCGTCGACCTGCCCGTCGACGCGCACATCCCAGAGACGTACATCAACTCCGAGCGCCTGCGTCTGGAGGTCTACCGCAAGCTCGCAGAAGCGCGTGACGACGACGCCCTGGCCGCCGCAGCCGACGACATGGTCGACCGTTTCGGCGCCCTGCCGACCGAGGTCCAGCACCTCATGGCCGTGGCGCGTTTGCGAAACCAAGCCCGCGCGGTGGGGGTTTCCGACATACTCACCCAAGGCACCCGCATCAAGCTGCACCCGGTGGAGCTGCCGGATTCAAAGCAGGTGCGTCTGAAGCGGCTCTACCCGGGCGCGAACTTCCGCGCCGCGGCGAAGGCGCTGCAGGTGCCGATGCCGCGCGAGTCGAAGGCGATCAACAGCCCAAACTTGCGCGACATGGAACTGCTGCAGTGGGTCGCGGACCTTCTGGCGGACATGCTGGACGCCCCGAAAATCTCCGTTGCGGGATCCACGGTGGCCGACGAACCGAAGAAAAAGGTCTTCTCCGTTAGCGAGTAG